A stretch of the Solanum dulcamara chromosome 6, daSolDulc1.2, whole genome shotgun sequence genome encodes the following:
- the LOC129892008 gene encoding fasciclin-like arabinogalactan protein 1, giving the protein MQLPSSATMAAVVLSLALLLCTTKAHEITHILAKHPQFSTFNHYLTTTHLAAEINRRQTITVCAVDNAGMSDLLSKHLSNYVIKNVLSFHVLLDYFDAKKLHQITNGTALAATMFQATGSATGSSGFVNITDLKGGKVGFSPADYDGSPPAKFVKSVEEIPYNISVIQISTILPSAEAEAPTPGPSQMNLTSLMSANGCKVFAETLSASPAEKTFEDNVDGGLTIFCPGDDAMKNFLPKFKNLTAEGKQSLLEYHGVPIYQSISNLKSNNGDMNTLATDGAKKYAFVVQNDGEDVTLKTKIVTAKITATLFDQLPVAIFSLDKVLLPKELFKAAHTPTPAPAPAPEADAESPKHSKSPPAPASPADSPADSPADGPNRDADVSSTESGAVKYNAGASLAAVFSIWFTFNLLM; this is encoded by the coding sequence atgcagcTTCCGTCCTCGGCCACCATGGCCGCGGTGGTTCTCTCTCTAGCCCTCCTTCTTTGTACCACTAAAGCCCACGAGATTACCCACATTCTAGCCAAACATCCACAGTTCTCCACTTTTAACCATTACTTAACAACTACACACCTCGCCGCAGAAATTAACCGCCGGCAAACCATAACCGTATGCGCCGTCGATAATGCCGGAATGTCAGATCTACTCTCCAAACACCTATCTAACTACGTTATAAAAAACGTACTCTCTTTTCACGTGCTTCTCGATTACTTCGACGCTAAAAAGCTTCACCAGATTACTAACGGTACCGCACTTGCAGCCACTATGTTCCAAGCCACCGGCTCGGCTACCGGTTCTTCCGGTTTCGTCAACATTACTGATCTAAAAGGAGGTAAAGTCGGGTTCAGCCCGGCTGATTACGATGGCTCTCCTCCCGCCAAATTTGTTAAATCCGTCGAGGAGATCCCTTACAACATCTCCGTTATTCAGATAAGTACGATTCTGCCCTCAGCCGAAGCTGAAGCTCCGACTCCAGGACCAAGCCAGATGAATCTCACTTCTCTAATGTCAGCTAATGGATGCAAAGTTTTCGCCGAGACTTTATCAGCTTCTCCTGCTGAAAAGACGTTTGAGGACAATGTTGATGGTGGATTAACAATATTTTGCCCCGGCGATGATGCAATGAAGAATTTTTTGCCTAAGTTTAAGAATTTAACAGCTGAAGGGAAACAATCACTGCTAGAGTATCACGGAGTTCCCATATATCAATCCATTTCGAATTTGAAATCTAATAACGGAGATATGAACACTTTAGCTACTGATGGCGCAAAGAAGTACGCTTTCGTTGTTCAAAATGACGGCGAAGATGTTACTCTAAAGACGAAAATTGTGACGGCGAAGATCACGGCGACTTTGTTTGATCAACTGCCAGTAGCAATTTTCTCACTTGATAAGGTGTTATTGCCTAAGGAATTGTTCAAGGCTGCTCATACTCCGACGCCGGCACCGGCACCGGCACCGGAGGCCGATGCTGAATCTCCTAAGCACTCCAAGTCACCACCGGCACCTGCATCTCCGGCTGATTCTCCAGCGGATTCCCCGGCAGATGGTCCCAACCGTGATGCTGATGTTTCCTCGACAGAGAGCGGCGCTGTTAAGTACAACGCCGGAGCATCACTTGCCGCCGTGTTCAGTATATGGTTTACCTTCAATTtattgatgtaa
- the LOC129893409 gene encoding nudix hydrolase 2-like isoform X2, producing MEQMLVQNAVKKVQLLPAVNDEHGGVIIELEKPMDPNVFHNMLRSSLRQWKLQGKKGVWITLPIELVNLVETAVKEGFWYHHAEPHYLMLVYWIPKTENTIPENASHRVGIGAIVLNEKREIDTEFLEVLAFSQMHKSFFGKSDLFFICMMRPLMFNLQKQDLEIEAAQWMSLEEYAAQPFVLKHGIMRYIKDLCFAKAGGSYPGFTPVPIKSCFGDPMSYLYFNGDGLVQETSAIHL from the exons ATGGAACAAATGTTAGTTCAAAATGCTGTCAAAAAGGTACAATTGCTTCCAGCTGTAAATGATGAACATGGAGGAGTTATAATAGAACTAGAGAAGCCTATGGACCCAAATGTCTTCCATAACATGCTTAGAAGTTCATTACGTCAATGGAAGCTGCAG GGGAAAAAGGGTGTGTGGATTACACTGCCGATTGAACTTGTAAATCTGGTTGAAACTGCCGTTAAG GAAGGGTTCTGGTACCACCATGCAGAACCTCATTACCTGATGCTTGTGTATTGGATTCCTAAAACTGAGAATACGATCCCTGAAAATGCGTCACATCGAGTGGGTATTGGTGCTATTGTCTTGAATGAGAAAAGAGAG ATTGATACAGAATTTCTGGAAGTGCTTGCATTCAG TCAGATGCACAAGTCATTTTTTGGAAAGTCGGACTTATTCTTCATTTGCATGATGCGCCCTCTTATGTTTAACCTACAAAAGCAAGATTTAGAAATCGAGGCAGCTCAG TGGATGTCACTAGAAGAGTATGCTGCTCAGCCATTTGTTCTGAAACATGGCATTATGAGATACATCAAAGATCTATGCTTTGCGAAGGCAGGAGGGAGTTACCCGGGGTTTACTCCTGTGCCAATTAAATCATGTTTTGGTGATCCTATGAGTTACCTTTATTTCAATGGGGATGGTCTGGTCCAGGAAACCTCTGCAATTCATCTATGA
- the LOC129893409 gene encoding nudix hydrolase 2-like isoform X1, whose amino-acid sequence MEQMLVQNAVKKVQLLPAVNDEHGGVIIELEKPMDPNVFHNMLRSSLRQWKLQGKKGVWITLPIELVNLVETAVKEGFWYHHAEPHYLMLVYWIPKTENTIPENASHRVGIGAIVLNEKRELLVVQESSGKMKGTGIWKIPTGVVEEIDTEFLEVLAFSQMHKSFFGKSDLFFICMMRPLMFNLQKQDLEIEAAQWMSLEEYAAQPFVLKHGIMRYIKDLCFAKAGGSYPGFTPVPIKSCFGDPMSYLYFNGDGLVQETSAIHL is encoded by the exons ATGGAACAAATGTTAGTTCAAAATGCTGTCAAAAAGGTACAATTGCTTCCAGCTGTAAATGATGAACATGGAGGAGTTATAATAGAACTAGAGAAGCCTATGGACCCAAATGTCTTCCATAACATGCTTAGAAGTTCATTACGTCAATGGAAGCTGCAG GGGAAAAAGGGTGTGTGGATTACACTGCCGATTGAACTTGTAAATCTGGTTGAAACTGCCGTTAAG GAAGGGTTCTGGTACCACCATGCAGAACCTCATTACCTGATGCTTGTGTATTGGATTCCTAAAACTGAGAATACGATCCCTGAAAATGCGTCACATCGAGTGGGTATTGGTGCTATTGTCTTGAATGAGAAAAGAGAG TTGCTTGTTGTGCAAGAAAGTAGCGGCAAAATGAAGGGAACAGGGATATGGAAGATCCCTACTGGTGTAGTCGAAGAG ATTGATACAGAATTTCTGGAAGTGCTTGCATTCAG TCAGATGCACAAGTCATTTTTTGGAAAGTCGGACTTATTCTTCATTTGCATGATGCGCCCTCTTATGTTTAACCTACAAAAGCAAGATTTAGAAATCGAGGCAGCTCAG TGGATGTCACTAGAAGAGTATGCTGCTCAGCCATTTGTTCTGAAACATGGCATTATGAGATACATCAAAGATCTATGCTTTGCGAAGGCAGGAGGGAGTTACCCGGGGTTTACTCCTGTGCCAATTAAATCATGTTTTGGTGATCCTATGAGTTACCTTTATTTCAATGGGGATGGTCTGGTCCAGGAAACCTCTGCAATTCATCTATGA